The Ipomoea triloba cultivar NCNSP0323 chromosome 4, ASM357664v1 DNA segment TGTTCGGTGTGGAGTGTTGTTCCACCTCGGTTTTTGAATCATTTATGAACTTAATATAAGCTTacttttttgatttttttttttaaaaaaagaagtattCTTCCACATCATCTAGTTTCTCAATAAACTACTTTGTATATAAGCTATCTGTTTACACAGAAGCATGCATGTATCTATTTGAAATTTGACATtgatattcttttatttttatttctcagCCTTTTAtctaaaaattcattatatggaattctctctttttaTTGCAGGATTGAGCAATGCTTCTTTTACAGGTTAGTGatataaacacaaaatatttatttgtgcTTCTACTTAAATTTTCCTTAAGATAGATAGCAGTGTTACCCCCACTTTCCTGCAATCCCATCATCCCAAATCGCTCATTACTCATGTCAAACCGCACAATCAAATTCCTAACCTCCCCATCCATCATATCCACGCCGACGAGCGTTCTCCCCGCGCTCAACCACGAGATCTCCCCCGACGAGTGGCCTGGGGTGTACGCCGAGCTCGTCCAGGCGTTCAAGCTGATCGACAGGGACGATGACGGTAAGATCAGGAAAGAGGAGCTGGAGGCGCTGTTGAGCCAGGTGGGAGCCGAGCCGCCCACCAGGGAGGAGCTGAGGCTGATGCTGAGCGAGGTGGATAGGGACGGCGACGGTTGCATTAGCCTCGAGGAGTTCAGCGTGCTCAGCTCCGCCTTCGCGCCGCCGTCGTGCGACTCCGAGCTGCGAGACGCCTTCGACTTCTTCGATACGGATCACGACGGGAAGATAACCGCGGAGGAGCTGTTTAACGTGTTCAGAACGATCGGCGACTCGCGGTGCACGTTAGAGGATTGCCGGCGCATGATAGTTGGGGTCGATAACAATGGCGATGGGTTCGTATGCTTTGAGGACTTCTGTAGAGCAAGAGATGAGTTCTTGATTTGgatgaaaacaaaacaaaacggagtttctttttctttaaattctTCTTTTGGAGCATGTCATGTGGTCACTAATATTTGTAATAGGGTTCGGATTTTCGTAAAAACGGATCGAAACTACCAGATGCATCCTTCAGTGAGAAGTGGTTTCAACTTTCTACTTTGCCACTACTGCCCTTGTCTATATGTACTGGATTTTCCACCAATCAACTGAATATTACTAGattttatcataaaaaaaaaaagagagaatgtAAATGTACTGTAATGCCCTTAGGATATTTTCCTATTTTCTAATTGTAGATTTATCCCTCAATAAACTCAATGACCTTTTAGACCGGCTTGACTACATAAGAAGTATCCTTATAGTTATCATGTCTCGGACAAAGTCTCGAGTACAAGTCATGTTTACAAGATAGCAAATGACTTTATAAGTGATGCACTTTTATTGAAAGTAAATGAGATTGTTGCaattgaaaaagtaaaaaaagagCTAATTAACTTGCTTCTAAAGGAAGATCCTACActcaaatgatttttgtttttattatatttagtaattatattctATCACTCTAATTTTTTGgattactaattattttattgtgttaTAAACTAGTGAGATTGACTCTTACTTTTTTACACACTATGCTGTTACGCTATTCGTGCATTTACAAGGACTATTAAAATcatgggaaaatgacacttttcccccctatgttatatgcttataacactttttccccctgtgttattaaagtggcacctcagttattttaaaagtggtagttttctcccttttaatgttaaattgacatttttgcccttaaaataactatttcatttatttttattctccaatcaattgttactaatatgtatggaaaatCACGGTTCGacacgaacctaatcgaacactgtagcaattgaacttaaatagtatagacagTTAcgattacgattcagaaccgaaaaaataaaataaaataattgttaaatttagactatttttaaataagaaataaaattataaaaataaatacgtagtaaataaatacataagttttgattggcggtttaaaatcgaaattggaaccgaaccgtaccgatttatcaaaataagtgtttgattattttcactatatatgactgtggttaagttccagttcacggttcaacaattatttaattttaaatttttcggttctgaatcgtaaccagaaccgtccatactatttcgatatgattgttacagtgtttggttaggttcgaaccgaattatgatcatccatacatataaataataatttgttggagaagaaaaataaataaaataattatttttaagggtaacaatgtcaatttaacatttcagggggaaaaactgccactttaataacacagggggaaaagtgctatatgcacataacatagggggaaaaagtgtcattttccctaaaatcATTCATAAAATGTTTAGGCGTCATCGCGGGAATGGTTTGAATTAACtcaatgaaataattattttaaatttaataatttatttgctttgattttttttcttgcagATATTTCAATACAAAGAAATATGAAATGTGTTTTAAGAAAATTTATAAGGAGACTTACTtctcttttactttatttttacaaatatcGAGGAAAATGTTCAAAATAAGTGTAGAGAAGAGATtactatttcaaattatttatttctcttttggttttaaaaaataataataaacattagaaagttttagaaaaatttaaaatattatgtacttttcAAATGTCAAAATACattttacttataaaaataaatatgaacttGAATTTTTACCCAATGAGTTTTTGAATAGTCTATgatgaattaattatattcaagtTTTTGTTAGCTCTTAATGTTTATATTATACGTGActagttattaatttttattttttgatactTATGTTTaaacaaaacataataaaaaaaacataatttaaagagcttattaccgaaatggtccatcgattattgcgaaattaccaatttggtcatcgacaatttttcgtgcccaatttagttcctcgactttgaaatttttaaccaatttggtcatccgtttattttaccgttaaacatccgttaaatcgggaccaaattggtaattttgctatagtcaagggaccaaattggtaatttttcaatagtcaagggaccatttcagtgaaaaattagttaccaatttggtcccttgactattgaaaaattaccaatttagtcccttgactataacaaaattaccaatttggtcctgatttaacagatgtttaacagtaaaataaacggaggaccaaattggttaaaaatttcaaagtcgagggactaaattgggcacgaaaaattgtcgagtaccaaattggtaatttcgcaatagtcaagggaccatttcggtaataaactctaattTAAATTCACACATACCCTTATatatttggtaatttttatacatgtttcactctacatacattttttttttcaaaaaatgctTAAACAAACTTGAGTGCTATATATTGTGGAATAAGCATGTTGAGTTCATAATCTCTTTGTGGCAAAGTGAGGTGggaaataataatgataaaagaaAATGAGTGTGTTTATTTAATAGTCCTTCCaagtaaaaaaatgaaaaacttgttTATGAAAACCTATTCTctgttatgaatataataataatgtgtggcTATTATCTCAATTATTGTATTTCTGGACATATGAAGACTCAAGTGTCTTTTGGAGTATTGAAGGGTTAACGTTATTGCATATAGGCCtatgtatttcatttgtaaatgtACCAATTGAGAATATCAATAAGAAATATCTCGGctcccttctctccatttctccTTTACAATTCTTCTTGTTATTGTTCTCGCATTCCATTTTTGCTCTGTTTGTTGGTGTTGTTGCTTGCAATTCCTTTAGTTTCATAAcattctccaatttttttttttttttttcatttttcactttttgttATTATCTTTGTTACTTTTTGTATTGAATACATAATAGATAAACCCATAAAATAGTGCGAAAAAtgcttgactatcacaataATGAAGCTAGAATTTGGATATTATTTGTTTCCTGAATTCTCTTAGCATCAGTTAGCATAGTATGGTGTCATTGTGTGGTATGTTTATTCCATTGCTGGAAGCCTGGAATCACTCCAAGATGTTTGATGAAAGGCCTGCTTTAGAAACATGGCCTAGAGAAGGGTAGGATGAGAAAAGAGAGTCACTCAACTAGAATGTCAGTTGAATTGAGAAACCATAGCAACCAACAAGAGCTTACTAGATTCATGATGCTAACTTGGCATTTGGAAAATGATTGTTGAATCATTTGTACTGATGCGCTGTACCAGAAGTCCACTGAGCTTTTGATCCGAAAACTGCGGTTCCAGTAACTGGTTAGCTAAATCGCGCAGGATTTCAAGACCGATCTTAGGTTCCAGAGAACCTTTGCAATATTAAGCTGGGAGGCTAGGAGGATTTGTGGCAAGAGGGCTTAAGCTGAAGTTTGATAATCTGGTTTGTTTTAGTTTCTGTTGAGTAGAAGTCTGTTCTGTTTTGTGTTTGCTTACTATGCTGCTTTTCCTGGTATGTGGTATTAGAATGGTGTAAATCCTAGGGTTCCTGCAGTATTGTTGAAAGAGATGCAGTCACTGTGTTTGTGAAACTTCAATTTAACTTAGTCTATGAAATTTATCCTTCATTTTGTTCAAGTTTTCTGTCATCTGAAAGCAAATAGCAATTTGAGATTGATAGCCATAACATGATTATCTGAATGAGATCTTTATAAGTTTTGCTAGCTAAAGATTGATATGCCGTCAAAAACCAGCTAAAAATGTTTTCATGGGTTAATAATGCATAAGGATCCAACAAAAAAGGGGCATTAATTTGTTAGGTGCCCTGAGGCCTGAGCCCTAGCCTAACAACATACCAttgcaggaaaaggaaaactaaatacTAGTGTTCATAAGAAAgggaaaacaaaatatttgtgtacataggaaaaggaaaactaaataaGAATCATAATGGAAAAAGAATAAGCTGCATAGAAGTACCCTTCTTTACTTCCCGGCACTGAAGGTTGATGACACACAACCCACACTGAATGACATAAGAATTGGTGCATATAGGTTCTATTTCAAGGATTATTGCCAGTGTCTTATATCTGcaaattattcataatttaacCATATTTCTCTTCCATGAATAGATTACATAAACGAGAGGGGCACATTTGAACTTCATAATGTCTCTGCTGTTtataaatttgaattataattttttttaattatttaatttaattgttaggATGATATTGCCTTTgaagatttttttgttttttttgttttctttcttgcTTCAGTGCATTTGATCTAATGGCCAACATTTTGTTTCTTCTTAtcattatttgaataaaaaactACTTAGCCGTTGGATTCCAGATCGATCTGGTGCAATCAACTTTATTAATGCATCATTATTCAATTTAAGAATGACTTTTGCATTTGATAAATCAACtgcattaaatatttttgtagtaTTTTTGAATTAAGAATGACTTTGTACTTTGGCATTTGATTCCATCTTAGTGTAATGTGCTTCTGTAATTGAGTTGTATACCACTAAACCCTGAGCTGAAATGGCTTCTTGTGTGCCTAGATGGCTATATTAttctttgtattatttattcTGCAACACTATTTAGTCTATGTTATTGAGCTTGTCTTTTATATAGAATGGTGTCAGAATCAATGAAATTTCTTACAGCTTTCCAATACATCAAGAATGACTCAGCATCAACATTCCAAAACTACTTGATATATAGGACAAACCTTGAGTGGGACTGGGAGTATTTTCAATGTCCATGCTGAAAATGACCTAGACCAAATCATTTGTCTCACGAGACCATGGACCCTAAGAATTTTCCTGGAAATTCATATGTTTTTCATTGATGGGATTTCACTCAGGCTCTGAATGCTCACAGCCGTCACAGGTAATCTTTCATATCCATCCTCATGTTTCTTTCCTCCTATTCTTCTGCTACCTCCCCCATTTCCAGCTATACACTTCATCTTAGTTCATCTTTTAACTCCATCTTTTCACGCATATATCTAACTTGAGCAGCCTATCCATTGAGGCTTCTATTCTTGCTTCTTTCTCTTGTTAAAGCTAAACAAGAGTAAGAGATGGACTGGAATATGTGTTAGAACTTAGAAGCCTTGTCATTTTCCATGCTGTAGCAAGTCAACTTATTGACAAGCTGGAACTCAAATTCGAATTTAATATTAGCCAATTCCAAGTGTTTCCACCTACTCTGC contains these protein-coding regions:
- the LOC116014703 gene encoding probable calcium-binding protein CML36, translating into MSNRTIKFLTSPSIISTPTSVLPALNHEISPDEWPGVYAELVQAFKLIDRDDDGKIRKEELEALLSQVGAEPPTREELRLMLSEVDRDGDGCISLEEFSVLSSAFAPPSCDSELRDAFDFFDTDHDGKITAEELFNVFRTIGDSRCTLEDCRRMIVGVDNNGDGFVCFEDFCRARDEFLIWMKTKQNGVSFSLNSSFGACHVVTNICNRVRIFVKTDRNYQMHPSVRSGFNFLLCHYCPCLYVLDFPPIN